A single Nocardioides bizhenqiangii DNA region contains:
- a CDS encoding M48 metallopeptidase family protein: MEPDVEVRRSRRRRRTVSAYLEDDRIVVLLPDNLSKAEERDWVRKMVARLQRREERGRRTDEGLMQRAHELNDRYLGGLAQPTSVTWVANQRSRWGSCTPGDRTIRLSERLQRMPDWVVDYVLVHELAHLLEPGHNEAFWGWVGHYPHTDKAKGYLLGWSEAARLDPPPGSEPISTDAD; this comes from the coding sequence ATGGAGCCGGACGTTGAGGTACGCCGCTCGCGGCGGCGGCGCCGGACCGTGTCGGCCTATCTGGAGGACGACCGGATCGTCGTGCTGCTGCCCGACAACCTGTCGAAGGCCGAGGAGCGCGACTGGGTGCGCAAGATGGTGGCCCGGCTCCAGCGGCGTGAGGAGCGCGGCCGGCGCACCGACGAGGGTCTGATGCAGCGGGCGCACGAGCTCAACGACCGCTACCTCGGCGGGCTGGCCCAGCCGACGTCGGTCACGTGGGTGGCCAACCAGCGGTCGCGGTGGGGGTCGTGCACGCCCGGGGACCGCACCATCCGCCTGAGCGAACGGCTGCAGCGGATGCCGGACTGGGTCGTCGACTACGTCCTGGTGCACGAGCTCGCCCACCTGCTCGAGCCGGGCCACAACGAGGCGTTCTGGGGCTGGGTGGGGCACTACCCCCACACCGACAAGGCGAAGGGCTACCTGCTCGGCTGGTCCGAGGCGGCGCGGCTCGACCCGCCGCCGGGCAGCGAGCCGATCTCCACCGACGCCGACTAG
- a CDS encoding mycofactocin-coupled SDR family oxidoreductase produces MDFERVALVTGAARGIGAATVAELCGLGYGITALDACTGGNVAPGVGYPMATPDDLHQLAHKFPDQVLPIESDVRDLEALHSAVNATLDRFGRLDAVVAAAGVVVGGLAQWETPEEHLRTLIDINVIGVWNTAAAALPSMLAGPDPGGCRFVAVASAAGERGLYNLTGYVASKHAVIGIVRGLAADLVGTGIAAIAVAPGSTDTPMLAATADLYDSTPHQLAEHQGIRRLLTPEEIAATVALCCSPAGAALNGSVVRADGGFAG; encoded by the coding sequence GTGGACTTTGAACGCGTAGCGCTTGTCACCGGTGCCGCCCGCGGCATCGGTGCCGCCACAGTTGCCGAGCTCTGCGGACTCGGGTATGGCATCACCGCCCTGGACGCCTGTACCGGAGGCAACGTCGCCCCCGGTGTCGGTTACCCCATGGCAACCCCCGACGACCTCCACCAGCTCGCTCACAAGTTCCCCGACCAGGTACTCCCCATCGAGTCCGACGTCCGTGACCTCGAAGCCCTCCACTCCGCGGTGAACGCAACCCTCGACCGCTTCGGGCGGCTCGACGCCGTCGTCGCAGCTGCCGGAGTTGTCGTCGGAGGTCTCGCCCAGTGGGAGACGCCCGAGGAGCACCTGCGGACCCTGATCGACATCAACGTCATAGGTGTGTGGAACACCGCCGCCGCCGCACTGCCTTCCATGCTGGCCGGGCCCGACCCTGGGGGCTGCCGGTTCGTCGCCGTCGCATCCGCCGCCGGCGAACGGGGCCTCTACAACCTGACCGGATACGTCGCCAGCAAGCATGCAGTGATCGGCATCGTCCGCGGATTAGCTGCCGACCTGGTCGGCACCGGGATTGCTGCGATTGCCGTCGCGCCGGGATCCACCGATACCCCGATGCTTGCGGCCACTGCCGATCTCTACGACTCGACCCCGCACCAACTCGCCGAGCACCAGGGCATTCGCCGGCTCCTGACACCGGAGGAGATCGCCGCCACGGTCGCGTTGTGCTGCTCGCCCGCCGGAGCCGCACTCAACGGATCGGTCGTACGCGCCGACGGCGGATTCGCCGGATGA
- the mftF gene encoding mycofactocin biosynthesis glycosyltransferase MftF (Members of this protein family, MftF, are glycosyltransferases, members of PF00535 (glycosyl transferase family 2). The encoding gene is found as part of the mycofactocin cassette, in Mycobacterium tuberculosis, many other Actinobacteria, and occasional members of other lineages. Mycofactocin itself, a putative redox carrier, is a heavily modified derivative of the C-terminal Val-Tyr dipeptide of the mycofactocin precursor MftA (TIGR03969).) has product MTLPQGFRVRLADGLLYADGGRLLVGGSPLTAIRLSERARRMLEDGTVTVADEASAHLAERLLANNVGIPDLSAAPTAEADKITVVVPVRDRPEQLDRALSALHPLPCVVVDDASLDPDLVAQVVSRHGADLISLPVNLGPAGARNAGLATVSTPYVAFVDSDVEVTATNLLKLVRHFSDPEVALVGPRVAGISRSDDPAWFEKYDAMASSLTLGTTPGNVRPGAAVAWLPSACLVARTDAIAAGFDSDLRVGEDVDLVWRLIETGHRVRYDPTVEAHHDARSTMRGWLSRKFVYGTGGATLAARHGNKLAPAVLSPSYAVAAATLLLHNRWAGPVTVVTLGFATRSIRTSLPEASGRNAIAVRLAIRGLMWAVRQESALVLRHWWPAALAGTLVSRSFSKTVATALAVDAAVAVSEHWDSDARPGLAAIAAGRRLDDLAYGTGLWWGALKARSPRALAPRRPSS; this is encoded by the coding sequence ATGACCCTGCCGCAGGGCTTTCGGGTCCGGCTCGCGGATGGACTCCTGTACGCCGACGGAGGACGCCTGCTTGTCGGAGGCTCGCCCCTGACGGCGATCCGCTTGAGCGAGCGCGCTCGGAGAATGCTTGAGGACGGCACGGTGACCGTCGCCGACGAAGCGAGTGCCCATCTCGCAGAACGCCTCCTCGCCAACAATGTGGGTATCCCGGATCTCTCGGCGGCCCCGACCGCTGAAGCCGACAAGATCACGGTGGTTGTCCCGGTCCGTGACCGTCCTGAGCAACTCGACCGTGCTCTGAGTGCCCTTCATCCCTTGCCCTGCGTCGTCGTCGACGACGCCTCCCTCGACCCCGACCTGGTCGCGCAGGTCGTCAGCCGCCACGGCGCTGATCTCATCTCCTTGCCGGTCAACCTCGGACCCGCCGGCGCACGCAACGCCGGGCTCGCCACCGTCAGCACGCCGTATGTCGCCTTCGTCGACTCCGACGTGGAGGTCACAGCCACCAACCTGCTGAAGCTGGTCCGGCACTTCTCCGATCCCGAGGTCGCCCTGGTCGGACCACGGGTCGCCGGCATCTCCAGATCCGACGACCCTGCCTGGTTCGAGAAGTACGACGCGATGGCTTCTTCACTCACCCTCGGAACAACACCGGGCAATGTCAGACCAGGCGCAGCCGTAGCCTGGCTCCCCAGCGCCTGCCTCGTCGCACGCACCGATGCGATCGCCGCTGGCTTCGACTCAGACCTCCGCGTAGGCGAAGACGTCGACCTCGTGTGGCGACTGATCGAGACCGGCCATCGGGTTCGCTACGACCCCACCGTCGAGGCCCACCACGATGCCCGCTCAACCATGCGCGGCTGGCTGAGCCGCAAGTTCGTCTACGGCACGGGCGGGGCCACCCTCGCTGCCCGCCACGGCAACAAACTGGCACCCGCTGTGCTCAGCCCCAGCTACGCCGTCGCCGCCGCAACTCTGCTGCTCCACAATCGTTGGGCGGGGCCCGTCACGGTAGTCACGCTTGGGTTCGCGACTCGATCGATCCGTACCTCCTTGCCCGAGGCGTCCGGGAGGAACGCGATCGCGGTCCGCCTCGCCATCCGCGGCCTCATGTGGGCGGTACGTCAGGAGTCTGCACTTGTGCTCAGGCATTGGTGGCCGGCGGCGCTGGCCGGAACTCTGGTTTCACGCAGCTTCAGCAAGACGGTTGCCACCGCACTCGCCGTTGATGCCGCCGTTGCTGTCTCTGAGCACTGGGACTCTGATGCGCGCCCCGGACTCGCGGCCATAGCCGCCGGCCGCCGCTTGGATGACCTTGCCTACGGAACCGGTCTGTGGTGGGGAGCCCTCAAGGCACGCTCCCCCCGCGCACTCGCTCCGCGCCGCCCTTCCTCTTGA
- a CDS encoding PPA1309 family protein, whose amino-acid sequence MDFELEIDPALAAAVLEIEKHHADAGWDQPARLYALVDTSRLVAHEPALASALGLDEPRERGSLTPIEQDALDAGQELEELLPSISWPDGVVGCAAVVERLVLPPAADGQIPDDPAEAVEFAREHPDRQEVRIVAGVTRHAASYCAVRLRAHDEDASVMGGPDLVPSLLALLRATLEDESDESGETTQ is encoded by the coding sequence ATGGACTTCGAGCTCGAGATCGATCCCGCGCTGGCGGCCGCCGTGCTGGAGATAGAGAAGCATCACGCCGACGCCGGATGGGACCAGCCGGCGCGGCTGTACGCCCTCGTCGACACCTCCCGGCTGGTGGCGCACGAGCCGGCCCTGGCTTCCGCCTTGGGTCTCGACGAGCCCCGGGAGCGCGGCTCGCTGACCCCGATCGAGCAGGATGCGCTGGACGCCGGGCAGGAGCTCGAAGAGCTCCTGCCGTCGATCAGCTGGCCGGACGGTGTCGTCGGTTGCGCCGCCGTCGTCGAGCGGCTGGTGCTGCCGCCGGCCGCGGACGGCCAGATCCCCGACGACCCGGCGGAGGCGGTGGAGTTCGCCCGCGAGCACCCCGACCGCCAGGAGGTCAGGATCGTTGCCGGCGTGACCCGGCACGCCGCGTCGTACTGCGCCGTGCGGTTGCGCGCACACGACGAAGACGCTTCGGTGATGGGCGGGCCGGACCTCGTCCCGAGCCTGCTTGCCCTGCTGCGAGCCACACTTGAGGACGAGTCCGATGAATCAGGGGAGACAACACAGTGA
- a CDS encoding NUDIX hydrolase, whose protein sequence is MTLRDDALATLRAWSAPDAAQGVLRTRFVAHLERAGDGMWRSSYPDHITAGALVIDGAGERVLLNLHGKARRWFAFGGHAEPGDPTLAEVAAREAREESGIPDLRLVPVPAQLDVHPVPFCDPRGEVHHLDVRYVAIAPPAAREVTSDESLDVRWWPVDALPELEPGMVDLVGIARSLV, encoded by the coding sequence GTGACCCTCCGAGACGACGCGCTGGCGACGCTGCGTGCCTGGAGTGCGCCCGACGCCGCACAGGGCGTACTGCGCACTCGGTTCGTCGCGCACCTCGAGCGCGCGGGCGACGGCATGTGGCGCTCGTCGTACCCCGACCACATCACGGCCGGCGCGCTGGTGATCGACGGCGCGGGCGAGCGGGTACTGCTCAACCTGCACGGCAAGGCCAGGCGGTGGTTCGCGTTCGGTGGGCACGCCGAGCCGGGCGACCCGACCCTGGCCGAGGTGGCGGCGCGGGAGGCGCGGGAGGAGTCCGGGATCCCCGACCTCCGTCTGGTGCCGGTGCCCGCGCAGCTCGACGTGCACCCGGTGCCGTTCTGCGATCCGCGGGGAGAGGTGCACCACCTCGACGTCCGTTACGTCGCGATCGCGCCGCCGGCCGCGCGGGAGGTCACCAGCGACGAGTCGCTCGACGTGCGCTGGTGGCCGGTCGACGCGCTCCCGGAGCTGGAGCCGGGGATGGTGGACCTGGTCGGGATCGCGCGCTCGCTGGTCTGA
- the mftE gene encoding mycofactocin biosynthesis peptidyl-dipeptidase MftE gives MAEVTWTELPERPLVLVPVGSTEQHGPHLPLETDTLIATAVAHELAGLLNGYVAPALSIGASGEHQGFPGVLSIGTEALHIVLVELVRSLSLWAGHVLVINGHGGNLDAVRSASEQLQQEGHHVDWIPCAVQCDAHAGHTETSLLLHLAPWLVRPTLAAVGNTRPVTELLPALRANGVRAVAPNGVLGDPTRATAAAGAALFRQMVETARRGL, from the coding sequence CCTCGTCCTCGTGCCGGTCGGCTCGACCGAGCAGCACGGCCCGCACCTCCCGTTGGAGACTGACACCCTGATCGCGACCGCGGTCGCTCACGAGCTGGCTGGGCTGCTCAACGGGTACGTCGCTCCCGCACTGTCGATCGGCGCCAGCGGAGAGCACCAGGGCTTCCCCGGCGTACTCTCTATCGGAACCGAGGCCCTGCACATCGTCCTTGTCGAGCTGGTGCGTTCACTGTCCCTGTGGGCCGGACACGTACTCGTGATCAACGGGCACGGCGGCAACCTCGACGCCGTCAGATCCGCCTCAGAGCAACTCCAGCAAGAGGGACACCATGTCGACTGGATCCCCTGTGCTGTCCAATGTGATGCACACGCCGGTCACACCGAGACATCCCTGCTGCTGCACCTGGCACCGTGGCTCGTCCGGCCTACCCTGGCCGCGGTTGGCAACACCCGGCCGGTGACCGAACTTCTGCCCGCACTGAGGGCGAACGGCGTGCGCGCGGTCGCGCCGAATGGCGTCCTCGGAGACCCCACACGCGCGACCGCCGCCGCTGGCGCCGCCCTGTTCCGACAGATGGTGGAGACTGCCCGACGTGGACTTTGA
- a CDS encoding zinc-dependent metalloprotease, whose translation MSNDPDPGDPAQPEEPNPFKGTPFEHLFAAGGPLSGMAGLGNLGNLAGGAGGMDFNQIISQFKAMMEPHEGPLNWKVVDDLARSAVAQQPDPSPGRRDHDRVADAVQLADHWLDVATEFPSGVTSTAAWSRAEWVVETRPVWKVLVEPVAAKSVSGIGNALPQEMQGAAGPLLGIIGQAVGGMLASQIGQGLGGLAGEVLTASDIGLPLGSHGKAALVMSNVREFADGLDVSEDDVLLYLALREAAHQRLFAHVPWLREHLVGAVTDYAQGLELDMQQMQERIQEQMGGINPMDPASTQGLLEGGLFEPPVSPQQEAALSRLEIALALVEGWVDEVVGQATAERMPAATKLREAVRRRRAAGGPAEQTFAALVGLELRPRRLRDASTLWGGLRTRSGAEARDGVWMHPDLLPTAADLDDPLSFRAEATQPDDLTEEAFDEELRKLLDGDVPDAPEAPEAPEAPESSDSPDGE comes from the coding sequence ATGAGCAACGATCCCGACCCCGGCGATCCCGCACAGCCCGAGGAGCCCAATCCGTTCAAGGGCACGCCGTTCGAGCACCTCTTCGCGGCCGGCGGACCACTCAGCGGGATGGCCGGCCTGGGCAACCTCGGCAACCTGGCCGGCGGCGCCGGCGGCATGGACTTCAACCAGATCATCAGCCAGTTCAAGGCGATGATGGAGCCCCACGAGGGTCCGCTGAACTGGAAGGTCGTCGACGACCTTGCCCGGTCGGCGGTCGCGCAGCAGCCCGACCCCTCCCCCGGCCGGCGCGACCACGACCGGGTCGCCGACGCGGTCCAGCTCGCCGACCACTGGCTCGACGTGGCGACCGAGTTCCCCTCCGGGGTGACGTCGACCGCGGCCTGGAGCCGCGCCGAGTGGGTCGTCGAGACCCGCCCGGTGTGGAAGGTGCTGGTCGAGCCGGTCGCGGCGAAGTCGGTCAGCGGCATCGGCAACGCACTCCCCCAGGAGATGCAGGGGGCAGCCGGACCGCTGCTCGGCATCATCGGCCAGGCGGTGGGCGGCATGCTCGCCTCGCAGATCGGACAGGGTCTCGGCGGCCTCGCCGGCGAGGTGCTGACCGCCTCCGACATCGGCCTCCCGCTCGGCTCGCACGGCAAGGCGGCGCTGGTGATGAGCAACGTCCGGGAGTTCGCCGACGGCCTCGACGTCTCCGAGGACGACGTCCTCCTCTACCTCGCGCTGCGCGAGGCCGCCCACCAGCGCCTGTTCGCCCACGTGCCGTGGCTGCGGGAGCACCTGGTCGGCGCGGTGACGGACTACGCGCAGGGCCTCGAGCTCGACATGCAGCAGATGCAGGAGCGCATCCAGGAGCAGATGGGTGGCATCAACCCGATGGACCCCGCGTCGACGCAGGGCCTGCTCGAGGGCGGGCTGTTCGAGCCGCCGGTCTCGCCCCAGCAGGAGGCGGCGCTGTCCCGGCTCGAGATCGCGCTGGCGCTGGTCGAGGGCTGGGTCGACGAGGTGGTCGGGCAGGCGACGGCCGAGCGGATGCCCGCGGCGACCAAGCTGCGCGAGGCGGTACGCCGGCGCCGCGCCGCCGGTGGCCCGGCCGAGCAGACGTTCGCTGCGCTCGTGGGCCTCGAGCTGCGGCCGCGCCGGCTGCGCGACGCCTCGACCCTGTGGGGCGGGCTGCGGACCCGGTCCGGCGCGGAGGCGAGGGACGGCGTGTGGATGCACCCCGACCTGCTGCCGACCGCTGCCGACCTCGACGACCCGTTGTCCTTCCGCGCCGAGGCCACCCAGCCCGACGACCTCACCGAGGAGGCGTTCGACGAGGAGCTGCGCAAGCTGCTCGACGGCGACGTCCCGGACGCACCCGAGGCACCCGAGGCACCCGAGGCACCCGAGTCCTCCGACTCCCCCGACGGCGAGTGA
- a CDS encoding YlbL family protein, whose protein sequence is MTQRWIAFAFAAPLTLLLLVLAAFVPLPYSVYSPGPTFDVLAKDGNESEIIQVDGHETFRDDGEIRFTTVQTSGRDDKKSLVEALAAWIDGDQAVIPYDIAHPPDQTAEDERRQGAVSMVGSQDTAVATALRELDYEVPTALQVAFVEEDGAAFGELRVRDKLLEIDGEPLDATGEKDVAQQLVDGIQRHGPGDPVELLVERGDTKLTVEIEPREVDGQMRIGITPGLGYDFPFDVSIRVDDSIGGPSAGLMFSLAIYDTLTPGSLTDGEIIAGTGELADDGSVGAIGGIQQKIAGAEDADAELFFVPADNCPDVAGLDTDLTLVKATTMPQALEDLEAWAADRDADLPSC, encoded by the coding sequence ATGACCCAGCGGTGGATCGCCTTCGCCTTCGCGGCGCCGCTGACCCTCCTCCTCCTGGTGCTGGCGGCGTTCGTGCCGCTTCCGTACTCCGTCTACAGTCCCGGCCCGACCTTCGACGTGCTCGCGAAGGACGGCAACGAGTCGGAGATCATCCAGGTCGACGGGCACGAGACCTTCCGCGACGACGGCGAGATCCGGTTCACCACCGTCCAGACCTCCGGGCGCGACGACAAGAAGTCGCTTGTCGAGGCGCTCGCGGCGTGGATCGACGGCGACCAGGCCGTGATCCCGTACGACATCGCTCACCCGCCCGACCAGACCGCCGAGGACGAGCGACGTCAGGGCGCGGTGTCGATGGTCGGCTCCCAGGACACCGCCGTGGCGACCGCCCTGCGCGAGCTCGACTACGAGGTGCCGACCGCGCTGCAGGTCGCCTTCGTCGAGGAGGACGGCGCCGCGTTCGGGGAGCTGCGCGTCCGCGACAAGCTCTTGGAGATCGATGGCGAGCCGCTGGACGCCACCGGGGAGAAAGATGTCGCACAGCAGCTCGTGGACGGCATCCAGCGCCACGGCCCCGGCGACCCGGTCGAGCTGCTCGTCGAACGCGGCGACACGAAACTCACGGTCGAGATCGAGCCGCGCGAGGTCGACGGACAGATGCGGATCGGCATCACCCCGGGACTCGGCTACGACTTCCCGTTCGACGTGTCGATCCGGGTCGACGACTCGATCGGCGGCCCGAGCGCGGGCCTGATGTTCTCACTGGCGATCTACGACACGCTCACGCCGGGCTCGTTGACCGACGGCGAGATCATCGCCGGCACGGGTGAGCTCGCCGACGACGGCAGCGTCGGCGCGATCGGCGGCATCCAGCAGAAGATCGCGGGCGCCGAGGATGCCGATGCCGAGCTGTTCTTCGTGCCCGCTGACAACTGCCCCGACGTCGCCGGCCTCGACACCGACCTGACCCTGGTCAAGGCCACCACGATGCCGCAGGCGCTCGAAGACCTCGAGGCGTGGGCCGCCGACCGCGACGCCGACCTGCCGAGCTGCTGA
- a CDS encoding molybdenum cofactor biosynthesis protein MoaE, which yields MSNPAVRLVGIQETPLSVDDVLKSLDDDASGGLVVFVGRVRDHDQGKGVTGLSYSAHPSALDRLQEVCARVAEEYDVSGVAAVHRVGDLAIGDLAVVVATTAGHRGSSFEASRALIDTLKAEVPIWKHQLFTDGTEEWVGAP from the coding sequence ATGAGCAACCCCGCCGTCCGCCTCGTGGGCATCCAGGAGACGCCGCTCTCGGTCGACGACGTGTTGAAGAGCCTCGACGACGACGCGTCCGGCGGCCTGGTCGTCTTCGTCGGCCGGGTCCGCGACCACGACCAGGGCAAGGGCGTGACCGGGCTGTCCTACTCGGCGCACCCGAGCGCGCTCGACCGGCTGCAGGAGGTCTGCGCCCGCGTCGCCGAGGAGTACGACGTCAGCGGTGTCGCCGCCGTCCACCGGGTCGGCGACCTGGCCATCGGCGACCTCGCGGTCGTGGTGGCAACGACGGCCGGACACCGCGGGAGCTCGTTCGAGGCGAGCCGTGCGCTCATCGACACCCTCAAGGCCGAGGTGCCGATCTGGAAGCACCAGCTGTTCACCGATGGCACGGAAGAGTGGGTCGGCGCGCCGTAG
- a CDS encoding UPF0182 family membrane protein: MSDLFDDEPGDVETRRPGSRARALVITGVVLVVGFFALTTFATIYTDRLWYDEVGYGQVFSTMLWTRIGLFLVFGLFMAAAVAVNMYLAYRFRPLFRIPGGDGSVDRYRDAVTPIRTWLLAGVATVVGIFAGTSALGNWRTYLLWRHSQPFDQKDAYFDKDISFYVFSLPWWHYVVDFVMAAAVVAILATAVVHYLYGGIRLQVQHDRLSGAAQVQFSVLLGIFVLAKGVDYYLDRFDLVTNDNSLFTGMNYTGENALLPARNILMGVALICAVLFFLNIWRRTWQLPSVGLALLVLSAILLGMIWPAIVQNFQVKPTEADKEETYIQENIDATTQAYDIADVESEDYQAIPDESAIPDDARALTALQSQLDQVPVVDPKQVRETFEQTQQPQVYYSVAPVLDVDRYKLTDPESGQVVETPLVLGVRELDQDEIADRNWSNLHTVYTHGEGIIAAYANEVPATGDSGNIRWAEGIDSDDNVFTEQEGFEPRVYYGEQSPEYSVVGKSSEDADDVELGMNSADEEEEQATTYDGDGGVDVGSTFRQLMYAVKFGETNFLLSGRVNGSSRVLYNRDPQTRVEKVAPWLTVDGDPYPAVIDGRIQWILDGYTTTDRYPNSQRESFESMIDDSLQDDTGLQTIPTDEINYMRSAVKATVDAYDGTVTLYAWDEEDPILRTWMSAFPGTVKPRAEIPDPLMEHLRYPEDLFKVQRYQLARYHVTDASDFYEGSERWEVPADPEQTGALQPPYRVFTGTTATDSGQWSLTSVFVPRGKGNLASFVSVDSDIDANTAEEYDSFGQIQVLNVSDANADGPGQVANEMQQDEGVSDTLQQFRVQGATPPVFGNLLTVPLSSGLINIQPVYAVRPGATSSFPILQYVIVRYGADVGIGRDIPLALADALGLEAQDDENDNGQNPGDNNGQNNGQGPGGQPGEEQTPEERIAELLQDASDLFDRAEEAQSRNDTAEWAELLEQAEEKVRQALTISAQRDGGDQPGDQPTEPTDESTGE, translated from the coding sequence GTGAGCGACCTGTTCGATGACGAGCCCGGGGACGTCGAGACCCGGCGGCCCGGCAGTCGTGCCCGCGCGCTGGTCATCACCGGCGTCGTGCTGGTGGTGGGGTTCTTCGCGCTGACGACGTTCGCGACGATCTACACCGACCGGCTCTGGTACGACGAGGTCGGCTACGGACAGGTCTTCAGCACCATGCTGTGGACCCGCATCGGCCTGTTCCTCGTCTTCGGCCTGTTCATGGCCGCGGCGGTCGCCGTCAACATGTACCTCGCCTACCGCTTCCGACCGCTGTTCCGGATCCCCGGCGGCGACGGCAGCGTCGACCGCTACCGCGACGCCGTCACCCCGATCCGCACCTGGCTGCTCGCGGGAGTGGCGACCGTGGTCGGCATCTTCGCCGGCACGTCCGCGCTCGGCAACTGGCGCACCTACCTGCTCTGGCGGCACTCCCAGCCGTTCGACCAGAAGGACGCCTACTTCGACAAGGACATCAGCTTCTACGTGTTCAGCCTGCCGTGGTGGCACTACGTCGTGGACTTCGTGATGGCTGCGGCGGTCGTCGCGATCCTCGCCACGGCCGTCGTCCACTACCTGTACGGCGGCATCCGGCTGCAGGTGCAGCACGACCGCCTCTCCGGCGCGGCACAGGTGCAGTTCTCCGTGCTGCTCGGCATCTTCGTGCTGGCCAAGGGCGTGGACTACTACCTGGACCGCTTCGACCTGGTGACCAACGACAACTCGCTCTTCACCGGGATGAACTACACCGGCGAGAACGCGCTGCTGCCTGCCCGGAACATCCTGATGGGCGTCGCGCTGATCTGCGCCGTGCTCTTCTTCCTCAACATCTGGCGCCGCACCTGGCAGCTGCCGTCCGTGGGGCTCGCGCTGCTCGTGCTCTCCGCGATCCTGCTCGGCATGATCTGGCCGGCGATCGTCCAGAACTTCCAGGTCAAGCCGACCGAGGCGGACAAGGAAGAGACGTACATCCAGGAGAACATCGACGCCACGACGCAGGCCTACGACATCGCCGATGTCGAGTCCGAGGACTATCAGGCGATCCCCGACGAGAGTGCGATCCCCGACGACGCCAGGGCCCTGACGGCCCTGCAGTCCCAGCTCGACCAGGTGCCGGTCGTCGACCCGAAGCAGGTCCGCGAGACCTTCGAGCAGACCCAGCAGCCCCAGGTCTACTACTCCGTCGCGCCGGTGCTCGACGTCGACCGCTACAAGCTCACCGACCCCGAGTCGGGGCAGGTCGTCGAGACGCCGCTGGTGCTCGGCGTACGGGAGCTCGACCAGGACGAGATCGCCGATCGCAACTGGTCGAACCTGCACACCGTCTACACCCACGGCGAGGGCATCATCGCGGCGTACGCCAACGAGGTGCCGGCCACGGGCGACAGCGGCAACATCCGGTGGGCGGAGGGCATCGACTCCGATGACAACGTCTTCACCGAGCAGGAGGGCTTCGAGCCCCGCGTCTACTACGGCGAGCAGAGCCCGGAGTACTCCGTGGTCGGCAAGTCCTCGGAGGATGCCGACGACGTCGAGCTCGGCATGAACAGCGCCGACGAGGAGGAGGAGCAGGCGACGACGTACGACGGCGACGGCGGCGTGGACGTCGGCAGCACCTTCCGCCAGCTGATGTACGCCGTCAAGTTCGGTGAGACCAACTTCCTGCTGTCCGGCCGGGTAAACGGAAGCTCGCGCGTGCTCTACAACCGCGACCCGCAGACCCGCGTCGAGAAGGTCGCTCCGTGGCTGACGGTCGACGGCGACCCCTACCCGGCAGTGATCGACGGCCGGATCCAGTGGATCCTCGACGGCTACACCACCACGGACCGCTACCCGAACTCGCAGCGCGAGTCGTTCGAGTCCATGATCGACGACTCGCTCCAGGACGACACCGGGCTGCAGACCATCCCGACCGACGAGATCAACTACATGCGCTCGGCCGTGAAGGCGACCGTTGACGCCTACGACGGCACGGTCACGCTCTACGCCTGGGACGAGGAGGACCCGATCCTCCGCACGTGGATGAGTGCCTTCCCCGGCACGGTGAAGCCGCGGGCGGAGATCCCGGACCCGTTGATGGAGCACCTGCGCTACCCCGAGGACCTGTTCAAGGTGCAGCGCTACCAGCTCGCCCGCTACCACGTGACCGACGCCAGCGACTTCTACGAGGGCAGCGAGCGGTGGGAGGTCCCGGCCGATCCGGAGCAGACCGGCGCCCTGCAGCCGCCGTACCGGGTCTTCACCGGCACCACTGCGACCGACAGTGGTCAGTGGTCGCTCACCTCGGTGTTCGTGCCGCGGGGCAAGGGCAACCTGGCGTCGTTCGTGTCGGTCGACTCCGACATCGACGCCAACACCGCGGAGGAGTACGACAGCTTCGGTCAGATCCAGGTGCTCAATGTCAGCGACGCCAACGCCGACGGTCCCGGTCAGGTGGCGAACGAGATGCAGCAGGACGAGGGCGTCAGCGACACGCTGCAGCAGTTCCGCGTCCAGGGCGCGACACCACCGGTGTTCGGCAACCTGCTGACGGTGCCCCTCAGCAGCGGACTCATCAACATCCAGCCGGTCTACGCGGTGCGGCCGGGAGCGACCTCGAGCTTCCCGATCCTTCAGTACGTCATCGTGCGCTACGGAGCGGACGTCGGGATCGGCCGCGACATCCCGCTCGCCCTCGCCGACGCCCTCGGCCTCGAGGCGCAGGACGACGAGAACGACAACGGCCAGAACCCGGGCGACAACAACGGCCAGAACAACGGCCAGGGGCCGGGCGGCCAGCCAGGCGAGGAGCAGACGCCTGAAGAGCGGATCGCGGAGCTTCTGCAAGATGCCAGCGACCTGTTCGACCGGGCCGAGGAGGCCCAGAGCCGCAATGACACCGCAGAGTGGGCCGAGCTGCTCGAGCAAGCCGAGGAGAAGGTGCGGCAGGCTCTCACGATCTCCGCGCAGCGCGACGGGGGCGACCAACCCGGAGACCAGCCGACCGAGCCGACCGACGAGTCGACCGGAGAGTGA